From Mucilaginibacter rubeus, a single genomic window includes:
- a CDS encoding L-rhamnose mutarotase, which translates to MRQLRKYLLFTMSFGACLTSILSACDLPLPKKASQPKAVVKVKPRLIVRPAVIEIITHDKAHFDYDGLFDIGKSVDGDIDDIRQWKNHFTIYLHIPNPESVLKEIKKSYPQDSIKYYEKPFYAFNRKMCADTIRAKQWENIVMTANLVNDPKLQQEYLNYHATQFKNWPEVAKGFCNANFQQLLVFKNGRQLMLVISIPKGETLDKLNPKTTENNPRVNEWNRLMKKYQEGIPGTKLGEVWVGFKPVHTN; encoded by the coding sequence ATGAGGCAGTTGAGAAAATATTTATTGTTCACGATGTCCTTTGGAGCTTGCCTTACATCGATTTTAAGCGCTTGTGATCTTCCTCTTCCCAAAAAGGCCAGCCAACCAAAGGCTGTAGTTAAGGTAAAACCACGCTTGATTGTGCGCCCGGCTGTTATTGAAATTATTACACATGATAAGGCCCACTTTGACTATGACGGGTTGTTCGATATCGGCAAAAGTGTAGACGGTGATATTGACGACATTCGCCAATGGAAAAATCATTTTACCATTTACCTCCACATCCCAAATCCCGAAAGTGTACTTAAGGAAATAAAGAAATCATATCCGCAGGATTCGATCAAATACTACGAAAAACCTTTCTACGCATTTAACCGGAAAATGTGCGCGGATACCATTAGGGCCAAACAATGGGAAAATATAGTCATGACCGCTAACCTGGTTAACGATCCTAAGCTTCAGCAGGAATATTTAAACTACCATGCTACACAGTTTAAGAACTGGCCGGAGGTAGCAAAAGGCTTTTGCAATGCTAATTTTCAGCAACTGCTTGTGTTTAAAAACGGCAGGCAGTTAATGCTGGTCATCAGCATTCCCAAAGGAGAAACCCTGGACAAACTGAACCCTAAAACCACCGAAAATAACCCAAGAGTAAACGAATGGAACCGCCTGATGAAAAAATACCAGGAAGGTATCCCCGGTACAAAGCTGGGCGAGGTTTGGGTTGGATTTAAACCTGTTCATACTAACTAA
- a CDS encoding sugar phosphate isomerase/epimerase family protein, which produces MKYRLISGFWIGLMVCAFDLPSVAQTTSKQRYKVAVVDLMILKRQKPGAFQLAKDIGADGVEVDMGGLGDRETFDNQLANDSIRKVFLSKAKELNLEIPSIGMTGFFAQSFAERPTAIKAVTDGVKTMKQMGVKVGFLPMGVKGDLVKFPELRPNIVSRLKEVGKIAEKAGVVIGIETALDAKGELQLLKDIGSPAIKSYFNFENAIRNGRDLDKELKILGKTNIIQIHCTNDDGVWLQNDPKINMEHVKATLDKMGWSGWLVIERSRDAKDPHNVKWNFSANTTYVKSIFQAN; this is translated from the coding sequence ATGAAATACAGGTTGATATCAGGTTTTTGGATAGGGTTAATGGTTTGCGCCTTTGACTTGCCGTCGGTTGCTCAAACCACCTCAAAACAGCGTTATAAAGTTGCGGTGGTTGATTTGATGATCCTTAAACGGCAAAAGCCGGGTGCCTTTCAGTTGGCTAAAGACATCGGTGCTGATGGGGTTGAAGTTGATATGGGCGGCCTTGGCGACCGGGAAACTTTTGATAACCAACTGGCCAATGATTCGATCAGAAAAGTGTTTTTGAGCAAGGCGAAAGAGCTGAATCTCGAAATCCCATCTATAGGCATGACCGGCTTCTTCGCCCAATCATTTGCCGAACGGCCAACAGCAATTAAAGCCGTTACCGATGGTGTCAAGACCATGAAGCAAATGGGTGTTAAAGTTGGCTTTTTGCCTATGGGCGTAAAAGGCGACCTGGTGAAATTTCCTGAATTGCGACCGAATATAGTTTCCCGCCTGAAAGAGGTAGGCAAGATAGCCGAAAAAGCGGGTGTGGTAATTGGTATTGAAACGGCGTTAGATGCCAAGGGCGAGTTGCAGCTCTTGAAAGATATAGGCTCGCCGGCTATCAAAAGCTATTTCAATTTTGAAAACGCCATCAGGAACGGTCGCGATCTGGATAAGGAGTTGAAAATATTGGGTAAAACCAACATTATTCAAATCCATTGCACCAATGACGATGGCGTTTGGCTGCAAAATGATCCTAAAATCAACATGGAGCATGTAAAAGCCACTTTAGACAAAATGGGCTGGTCGGGTTGGTTGGTGATTGAACGATCGCGCGATGCAAAAGACCCGCATAACGTGAAGTGGAATTTCAGCGCGAACACCACCTATGTAAAATCAATTTTTCAGGCTAATTAA
- a CDS encoding acetylxylan esterase, with protein sequence MKKLIYILVTCFIAMSFVAHAQQTTDAMYRKTLKEVLDEVQDKYHVKIKYTAAQVDGKWVNYAQWRFRPNVDTTLANILTPLDLKVNKEAPGRYKLKEYEYFRWAISDGWKELDRIAAQYHDRDTWEQRKAILKPELYKALELSPLPAKPASKPIITSKRTFDGYTVENIAIEILPGLYINGSLYKPLKIKGKIPVILSPDGHWEHQRYRADCQIRCASLARMGAMAYSYDLFAWGESLLQFKDEDHRRSLAQTIQALGAIRILDYVLSLKETDSERVGISGGSGGGSHTVLMTALDDRIKLSAPVVSVSSYFYGGCPCESGMPIHQCGNGTDNVELAAMAAPRPQLLISDGQDWTANMPEHDFPYLQKMYGYYGVADKVENVHLPNEGHDFGPSKRAALYAFVAKNFRLDLNKIKDGSGNFDDKKVTIQKEPAMYVFGDKGENLPANAIKGFDQLEKVFAQSIKK encoded by the coding sequence ATGAAAAAACTGATCTATATACTGGTAACCTGCTTTATAGCAATGAGCTTTGTCGCCCATGCGCAGCAAACTACCGATGCCATGTACAGGAAAACGCTGAAGGAGGTGCTTGATGAAGTGCAGGACAAATACCATGTAAAGATCAAATACACTGCCGCCCAGGTTGATGGTAAATGGGTTAACTACGCGCAATGGCGTTTCAGGCCCAATGTGGATACCACGCTGGCCAATATCCTTACCCCGCTCGATCTGAAAGTGAATAAAGAGGCTCCCGGCAGGTATAAGCTCAAAGAATATGAATACTTCCGCTGGGCGATAAGCGACGGCTGGAAAGAGCTTGACAGGATAGCCGCCCAGTACCACGATCGTGATACCTGGGAACAACGCAAGGCCATACTAAAGCCCGAGCTTTACAAAGCTTTGGAATTATCACCTTTGCCTGCCAAGCCTGCATCAAAACCAATCATTACCTCTAAAAGAACCTTTGATGGTTATACGGTTGAGAATATCGCTATTGAAATACTGCCGGGCTTGTACATCAATGGTTCGCTGTACAAACCGTTAAAAATTAAGGGTAAAATACCGGTGATACTGAGTCCTGACGGACACTGGGAGCATCAGCGTTACCGTGCCGATTGCCAGATCCGTTGTGCGTCGCTGGCGCGGATGGGGGCGATGGCCTACAGTTATGATCTTTTTGCCTGGGGCGAATCCTTGCTGCAATTTAAAGACGAAGATCATCGCCGTAGTCTGGCACAAACCATTCAGGCACTTGGCGCTATCCGGATATTGGATTATGTGCTTTCACTTAAAGAAACCGACTCTGAACGGGTAGGCATCAGCGGCGGTTCGGGTGGCGGCAGTCATACCGTTTTAATGACAGCCCTGGATGACCGGATCAAATTGAGCGCCCCGGTGGTGTCGGTGTCATCTTATTTTTATGGGGGATGCCCTTGCGAAAGCGGCATGCCTATCCATCAATGCGGCAACGGAACCGATAATGTAGAACTGGCCGCTATGGCAGCGCCAAGACCTCAATTGCTGATCTCGGACGGGCAGGACTGGACAGCCAATATGCCTGAACATGATTTTCCATACCTCCAAAAAATGTACGGTTATTACGGCGTTGCAGATAAAGTAGAGAATGTACACCTGCCCAACGAAGGGCATGATTTCGGGCCATCAAAAAGGGCAGCGTTGTATGCTTTCGTAGCTAAAAACTTCCGGTTAGATCTTAATAAGATCAAAGACGGCAGCGGCAATTTCGATGACAAAAAGGTCACAATACAAAAAGAACCTGCCATGTATGTATTTGGTGATAAAGGCGAAAACCTCCCGGCCAATGCCATAAAAGGATTTGATCAGTTAGAGAAAGTATTTGCGCAGTCAATAAAAAAATAA